A single region of the Marinobacter nanhaiticus D15-8W genome encodes:
- a CDS encoding dihydrolipoyllysine-residue acetyltransferase, translated as MSDFILPDIGEGIVECELVKWLVSEGDIIEEDQPVAEVMTDKALVEIPAPYKGRVARLYHQEGDIAKVHEPLFELIAEEDEDSGDSASAKTPSTAESYTKNVQEAEQKGQTAVSDDGETEDFILPDIGEGIVECEVVEWRIAEGDEIEEDQPVVDVMTDKAMVEITAPKAGRVSKLYYQKEEQAKVHSPLFAFVPREREEDSAPAKAQQQAEPKSSESVPATAKSTTSPQTRQRIPASPAVRRLVREHDLELADIAGTGKDGRVLKADILAHLEKPAAAKDTSQASELARTSKPRRADTGDQEVRVEPIKGMRAAMAKRMAESASTIPHFNFSEDIDVTDLLALREKLKPEAETRGTRLTLMPFIMKAMALAVQEFPILNSRLNDEVTEIHYQPNCNIGMAVDSKVGLIVPNVKGVERLSLLEIADEVARLTEDARNGRVSQEDLKGGTITISNIGALAGTYAAPIINPPEVAIVALGRTQRLPRFDEHGEVVARSIMTISWAGDHRIIDGGTIARFSNRWKGYLEAPQTMLLHLG; from the coding sequence ATGAGCGATTTTATACTGCCCGATATCGGCGAAGGTATCGTGGAGTGCGAGCTGGTCAAATGGCTGGTGAGCGAAGGCGACATCATCGAAGAAGACCAGCCTGTGGCCGAGGTCATGACCGACAAGGCCCTGGTGGAAATCCCCGCGCCCTACAAGGGCCGCGTGGCACGTCTCTACCACCAGGAAGGCGACATCGCCAAGGTGCATGAGCCGCTGTTCGAGCTGATCGCCGAAGAGGATGAAGATAGTGGCGACAGTGCTTCGGCAAAAACGCCATCCACTGCGGAAAGCTACACCAAGAACGTCCAGGAAGCGGAGCAGAAAGGCCAGACCGCCGTTTCCGATGATGGCGAAACCGAGGACTTCATCCTGCCGGATATCGGCGAGGGTATCGTCGAGTGTGAGGTGGTGGAATGGCGCATCGCCGAAGGCGACGAAATCGAGGAAGACCAGCCCGTCGTCGATGTAATGACCGACAAGGCTATGGTGGAAATCACTGCCCCCAAGGCCGGCCGGGTGTCCAAGCTGTATTACCAGAAGGAAGAACAGGCCAAGGTGCACTCGCCACTGTTCGCCTTCGTGCCCCGTGAGCGCGAGGAAGATTCGGCGCCCGCGAAAGCCCAGCAGCAAGCCGAGCCCAAGAGCAGCGAATCGGTGCCGGCCACCGCCAAGAGCACGACCTCGCCACAAACCCGCCAGCGCATCCCCGCCAGCCCGGCGGTTCGGCGCCTGGTTCGCGAGCATGATCTGGAACTGGCCGACATCGCAGGCACCGGTAAGGACGGACGGGTCCTCAAGGCGGATATCCTGGCGCATCTGGAGAAACCAGCCGCAGCAAAAGACACGAGCCAAGCCTCCGAACTGGCCAGGACCAGCAAACCACGCCGTGCGGATACCGGGGACCAGGAGGTCCGGGTCGAGCCGATCAAAGGCATGCGGGCGGCCATGGCCAAACGGATGGCGGAATCGGCCTCGACCATTCCTCACTTCAATTTCAGTGAGGATATCGACGTAACCGATCTGCTCGCGCTGCGCGAAAAGCTCAAACCGGAGGCGGAAACCCGAGGCACCCGCCTGACTCTCATGCCGTTCATCATGAAGGCCATGGCACTGGCGGTTCAGGAGTTCCCGATACTTAATAGCCGCCTCAACGACGAGGTCACCGAAATCCACTACCAGCCCAACTGCAACATCGGCATGGCGGTCGACAGCAAGGTGGGCTTGATTGTGCCGAACGTGAAAGGCGTCGAACGCCTGAGCCTGTTGGAAATCGCCGATGAGGTGGCACGCCTGACCGAAGATGCACGTAACGGACGGGTGAGTCAGGAGGACCTCAAGGGCGGCACCATCACCATCTCCAACATTGGCGCGTTGGCTGGCACATATGCGGCGCCGATCATCAATCCTCCAGAGGTGGCGATCGTCGCGCTTGGCCGCACCCAGCGCCTGCCGCGATTCGACGAGCATGGCGAGGTCGTGGCCCGGTCGATCATGACCATCAGCTGGGCCGGTGATCATCGCATCATTGACGGCGGTACCATCGCCCGCTTCAGCAATCGCTGGAAGGGCTACCTGGAAGCACCGCAGACGATGTTGCTGCATCTGGGCTGA
- a CDS encoding alpha-ketoacid dehydrogenase subunit beta, with the protein MAKMNMLQAINDALDIAMAGDDRVLCFGEDVGVFGGVFRATSNLQQKYGKARCFNTPLVEQGIVGFANGLAAQGSIPVAEIQFADYIFPAFDQIVNESAKYRYRSGNLFNVGGLTIRAPYGGGIAGGLYHSQSPEAYFAHTPGLKIAVPRNPHQAKGLLLGAIHDPNPTLFFEPKRLYRASVGEVPEGEYQLPLGEAEVLKEGTDVTVLGWGAQMEVIEKAVEKAEKEGISCEVIDLRTILPWDVETVADSVFKTGRLVVTHEAPLTGGFAGEIAATIQERCFLYLESPIARVTGMDTPFPLVLEKEHLPNELKVYEAIKDSVEF; encoded by the coding sequence ATGGCGAAGATGAATATGCTCCAGGCCATCAACGATGCCCTGGATATCGCGATGGCCGGTGACGACCGGGTACTGTGTTTCGGTGAGGATGTCGGCGTCTTCGGCGGCGTGTTCCGGGCCACCAGCAACCTGCAGCAGAAGTACGGTAAGGCACGGTGTTTCAATACGCCGCTGGTGGAACAGGGCATCGTCGGTTTCGCCAATGGTCTGGCGGCACAGGGCTCGATTCCCGTAGCTGAGATCCAGTTTGCGGACTATATCTTTCCGGCGTTCGACCAGATCGTGAACGAGTCCGCCAAGTACCGCTACCGGTCGGGCAACCTGTTCAACGTGGGCGGCCTGACCATTCGAGCACCTTACGGCGGCGGTATTGCCGGCGGTTTGTATCACTCCCAGTCCCCGGAAGCCTACTTTGCCCACACCCCGGGCCTGAAGATCGCCGTGCCACGCAATCCGCACCAGGCTAAGGGGTTGTTGCTGGGCGCGATCCACGATCCGAATCCGACCCTGTTCTTCGAACCCAAACGTCTCTACCGCGCCTCTGTCGGTGAAGTGCCCGAGGGCGAATACCAGTTGCCCTTGGGCGAAGCCGAAGTGCTCAAGGAAGGCACAGATGTCACTGTGCTGGGCTGGGGCGCGCAAATGGAGGTGATCGAGAAAGCCGTCGAGAAGGCGGAAAAGGAAGGTATTTCCTGTGAAGTCATCGACCTGCGCACGATCCTGCCGTGGGATGTGGAAACCGTCGCCGACTCGGTGTTCAAGACCGGCCGGCTGGTCGTCACCCACGAAGCACCGCTGACCGGCGGCTTCGCTGGCGAGATCGCCGCCACGATCCAGGAACGCTGCTTCCTCTATCTGGAATCCCCGATCGCTCGGGTCACCGGGATGGATACGCCCTTCCCGCTGGTGCTGGAAAAAGAGCACCTGCCCAACGAGCTGAAGGTCTATGAAGCCATCAAAGACAGCGTGGAATTCTAG
- a CDS encoding protein kinase domain-containing protein: protein MLHETEPSQLQQFYIPEEQSIYLLSEDDARKLKDWVALCTDQLRQLGYRDIEMIGKGAYGFVFAGRLALEGARHLEHVFKFTRINLPRHLQDRLEDEAFILEQVEHPRVPRLIAFQRARNQPILVMERAAGLNLEEVSLREGRLKPRLVVRIADQIADILRNLRRESGPSGRPIVHGDIKPSNLVFDAEHENIALIDWGSSVFAQLDANQQFVTANVMELMSDNLQQTNARLGDVYFIGEEQLHGGLSSPRFDEQGAAGTLYALASGQSCRFGHRAIPATSLGLPMEFARMLDGMLDDDPETRHRAGDYYLNEMPRMARTVMIDLPEPAPSPLVPVWTRQSDREIDTVVYSSRKSFLREENAPSTLNDVNDVQLDRYYKNFMQGMGETEKAFLAAVSRLGRYPVEGGLAVRWEANGVYVDTSLNLHDPSLKDAFVTAVNNMVNLAQAIYRQGIFKSCLFNARDTLHVDRDEPHQPFVPSPDMRLRYEVSAAPEIEDRTRIHSYFEDGPDPEEFLVLPEAIMKSLEALNTIHHTGMIIFEALPRHLKIHSHYRLLDPAKEAEFSRRLDDILAAVDQITGLGVSGFMKMPYKDTRFFPHIERMPERYYPKNPRAEL from the coding sequence ATGCTGCACGAAACCGAGCCATCACAGCTTCAGCAGTTCTATATTCCCGAAGAGCAGTCAATCTACCTGCTCAGCGAGGATGATGCGCGAAAGCTGAAGGATTGGGTGGCTCTGTGCACGGACCAGTTGCGACAGCTGGGTTACCGCGATATCGAGATGATCGGTAAGGGTGCCTATGGCTTCGTATTCGCCGGCCGGCTGGCACTGGAGGGCGCGCGGCACCTTGAGCACGTGTTCAAGTTCACGCGTATCAACCTGCCCCGGCATCTGCAGGACCGTCTTGAGGACGAGGCCTTTATCCTCGAGCAGGTGGAGCACCCCCGGGTGCCTCGCCTGATTGCCTTCCAACGGGCGCGGAACCAGCCCATTTTGGTGATGGAACGGGCGGCGGGCCTCAATCTGGAAGAGGTCTCGCTACGCGAGGGTCGCCTCAAACCGCGCCTGGTCGTACGCATTGCCGACCAGATCGCGGATATACTGCGAAACCTGCGCCGTGAGTCCGGTCCGTCCGGGCGCCCTATCGTCCACGGCGATATCAAGCCTTCCAACCTGGTCTTCGACGCCGAGCATGAAAACATCGCGCTGATCGACTGGGGCTCGTCGGTATTTGCGCAACTGGATGCCAACCAGCAATTCGTCACCGCGAACGTGATGGAGCTAATGTCCGACAACCTGCAACAAACCAACGCGCGACTGGGCGATGTCTACTTTATTGGCGAAGAGCAACTGCACGGGGGCCTGTCCTCGCCACGCTTCGACGAACAGGGCGCCGCGGGTACGCTCTATGCCTTGGCTTCCGGGCAGTCCTGCCGCTTTGGTCATCGCGCCATTCCAGCCACCTCACTCGGGCTACCCATGGAATTCGCCCGCATGCTCGACGGCATGCTCGACGACGATCCCGAAACCCGCCACCGGGCGGGTGATTACTACCTGAACGAAATGCCGCGCATGGCCCGAACAGTGATGATCGATCTACCAGAACCCGCGCCAAGCCCTCTGGTCCCGGTCTGGACCCGGCAGTCCGACCGGGAAATCGACACGGTCGTGTACAGCTCGCGCAAGTCGTTCCTGAGGGAGGAAAACGCGCCATCCACACTCAATGATGTCAACGACGTGCAGCTCGACCGCTACTACAAGAACTTCATGCAGGGCATGGGGGAAACCGAAAAGGCCTTCCTGGCAGCGGTGAGCCGGTTGGGCCGTTACCCCGTGGAAGGCGGGCTGGCGGTGCGCTGGGAAGCTAACGGCGTCTACGTCGACACCTCGCTTAACCTGCACGATCCGAGCCTCAAGGATGCCTTCGTCACGGCCGTGAACAACATGGTCAACCTGGCCCAGGCGATCTATCGACAGGGTATCTTCAAGAGCTGCCTGTTCAACGCCCGGGACACACTACACGTGGACCGCGACGAACCGCACCAACCCTTCGTTCCTTCGCCGGACATGCGGCTGCGTTACGAGGTTAGCGCTGCGCCTGAAATCGAGGACCGCACCCGCATCCACTCCTATTTCGAGGATGGCCCCGATCCGGAGGAATTCCTGGTGCTGCCCGAGGCCATCATGAAGTCGCTGGAGGCCCTGAACACCATCCACCATACCGGCATGATCATTTTCGAGGCCCTGCCCCGGCACCTGAAGATTCACAGTCATTACCGACTGCTCGATCCGGCGAAGGAAGCTGAATTCAGCCGCCGCCTGGACGACATTCTCGCCGCCGTGGACCAGATCACCGGTTTGGGCGTATCCGGCTTTATGAAAATGCCTTACAAGGACACCCGGTTCTTCCCTCATATCGAGCGTATGCCGGAACGGTATTATCCGAAGAACCCGAGGGCCGAACTCTAG
- a CDS encoding thiamine pyrophosphate-dependent dehydrogenase E1 component subunit alpha has translation MTTTRSKVVYSPNFTDGAEFHIPTFKMLKQDGSLYKGAKAPDIDKDKALRIYRAMVTTRVLDERMLAAQRQGRLSFYMQCTGEEAAVIGSTAALDDADMIMAQYREQGALAYRGFTIDEFMNQLFGNEKDYGKGRQMPVHYGSTKLHYMTISSPLATQIPQATGYAYGQKLSGQGHCTVTYFGEGAASEGDFHAALNMAAVHRVPVIFFCRNNGYAISTPAIEQFAADGVAPRAYGYKMDVIRVDGNDVLAVHEATRLARKMAVEENRPVLIEAMTYRLAAHSSSDDPSGYRSKDEEASWREKDPLLRMQRWMQKHKWWTEDDEKKLQEELRREVLETMKRAQKRPPPPLESLVTDVYDQAPPTLNAQFEKLKAHIRKYPDAYPKSANDPSITSKGGA, from the coding sequence ATGACAACAACAAGATCCAAGGTTGTGTACTCCCCGAATTTCACCGATGGTGCGGAATTCCACATTCCCACCTTCAAGATGCTCAAGCAGGACGGCTCCCTATACAAGGGTGCCAAAGCCCCTGACATCGACAAAGACAAAGCCCTGCGCATCTACCGCGCGATGGTGACGACCCGGGTGCTCGACGAGCGCATGCTTGCTGCCCAGCGCCAGGGCCGGCTGAGTTTCTACATGCAGTGTACCGGCGAGGAAGCCGCCGTAATTGGCAGTACCGCCGCGCTCGACGACGCCGACATGATCATGGCCCAGTACCGTGAACAGGGCGCCCTGGCCTACCGTGGCTTCACCATCGACGAGTTCATGAACCAGCTGTTCGGCAACGAGAAGGACTACGGCAAGGGCCGTCAGATGCCGGTTCACTATGGCTCGACCAAGCTGCATTACATGACCATTTCCTCGCCGCTGGCCACGCAGATTCCCCAGGCGACCGGCTACGCCTACGGCCAGAAGCTCTCCGGCCAGGGCCACTGCACGGTGACCTATTTTGGCGAAGGCGCCGCGTCGGAGGGCGACTTCCACGCCGCCCTGAACATGGCTGCCGTGCATCGCGTGCCGGTCATCTTTTTCTGCCGCAACAACGGCTATGCGATCTCTACGCCGGCGATCGAGCAGTTTGCGGCAGATGGGGTGGCGCCACGGGCCTATGGTTACAAGATGGATGTTATCCGTGTCGACGGCAACGACGTCCTCGCGGTCCATGAAGCGACCCGCCTTGCCCGCAAAATGGCGGTGGAAGAAAACCGGCCGGTGTTGATTGAAGCCATGACCTATCGTCTGGCCGCTCACTCTTCCTCGGACGACCCATCCGGCTATCGCAGCAAGGATGAAGAGGCCAGTTGGCGCGAGAAGGATCCGCTGCTGCGCATGCAGCGCTGGATGCAGAAGCACAAATGGTGGACCGAGGACGACGAGAAGAAGCTCCAGGAGGAGCTGCGCCGTGAAGTCCTGGAAACCATGAAGCGCGCCCAGAAACGGCCGCCACCCCCGCTTGAGTCCCTGGTGACCGATGTCTATGACCAGGCACCTCCGACGCTGAACGCCCAGTTCGAGAAGCTCAAGGCCCATATCCGCAAGTATCCGGACGCCTATCCGAAGAGCGCGAACGATCCGTCCATCACGTCGAAGGGAGGGGCCTGA